One window from the genome of Candidatus Krumholzibacteriia bacterium encodes:
- a CDS encoding histidine kinase has translation MSEIFLSGDQFILVNLLLQVGFMASLASLLITTRFYQRLLREEATRRRDATLFGLTFGLCLGVAVGMRFLAGYAGMDASLPGALLAGLLCGPVGGALVGFFVGGAGWTHGEWLALPFGLLYGLVGAAIWRFPGSRRGLWEYSPFPHVNVWKFMRARNRRDIVPLGISAVCVGLDVARHFTTKHFGTNLLWSFQPHHGYVLALAWVTSLVTIGVPLHLWNNTRLEMLLKSQEGLAVRARLDALTQQINPHFLFNTLTSISAATRRNPDLARDLIHKLSTILRRVLYRKALFVSFAEELDYIDSYLDLEVARFGPEKLRIVKDIEPEVRPLLVPSMILQPLVENAVNHAIAPRPAGGTVWIRALREGEHLAIEIEDDGTGFDVAKLDLDGNGPARPRRGIGLTNVHQRLKMAYGQGLVLRSARGQGTLVRLVLPCTTSAELVPEAEEKV, from the coding sequence ATGTCAGAGATCTTCCTGAGCGGCGACCAGTTCATCCTCGTCAATCTGCTCCTGCAGGTCGGCTTCATGGCCAGCCTGGCGAGCCTTCTCATCACCACCCGTTTCTACCAGCGCCTGCTGCGGGAAGAAGCGACGCGCCGGCGCGACGCCACCCTCTTCGGCCTCACCTTCGGCCTTTGCCTCGGCGTTGCCGTGGGCATGCGCTTCCTGGCGGGCTACGCCGGCATGGATGCAAGCTTGCCCGGCGCCCTTCTCGCCGGTCTGCTCTGCGGCCCGGTCGGCGGGGCTCTGGTGGGCTTCTTCGTCGGCGGCGCCGGCTGGACGCACGGCGAATGGCTCGCCTTGCCCTTCGGGCTCCTCTATGGGCTCGTGGGGGCGGCGATCTGGCGTTTCCCCGGCAGCCGGCGGGGGCTCTGGGAGTACTCGCCCTTCCCGCACGTGAACGTGTGGAAGTTCATGCGCGCCCGCAATCGCCGCGACATCGTGCCCCTCGGCATCAGCGCCGTCTGCGTCGGCCTCGACGTGGCGCGTCACTTCACCACCAAACATTTCGGCACCAATCTGCTCTGGAGCTTTCAGCCGCACCACGGCTACGTGCTGGCCCTCGCCTGGGTGACGAGCTTGGTCACCATCGGCGTGCCCTTGCACCTGTGGAACAACACCCGCCTGGAGATGCTGCTCAAGTCGCAGGAGGGCCTCGCCGTCCGCGCCCGGCTCGACGCGCTGACGCAGCAGATCAACCCGCACTTCCTCTTCAACACCCTCACCTCGATCAGCGCCGCGACCCGGCGCAACCCGGACCTCGCCCGCGATCTGATCCACAAGCTGTCGACGATTCTCCGCCGCGTCCTCTATCGCAAGGCGCTCTTCGTCTCCTTCGCGGAGGAGCTGGACTACATCGACTCGTACCTGGACCTCGAGGTGGCCCGCTTCGGCCCGGAGAAGCTCCGCATCGTCAAGGACATCGAGCCCGAAGTCCGGCCGCTCCTGGTGCCGTCGATGATCCTGCAGCCGCTGGTTGAGAACGCCGTGAACCATGCCATCGCGCCGCGGCCCGCGGGCGGCACCGTGTGGATCCGGGCGCTGCGGGAGGGCGAGCACTTGGCGATCGAGATCGAGGACGACGGTACCGGCTTCGACGTCGCCAAGCTCGACCTGGACGGCAACGGCCCAGCGCGGCCGCGCCGCGGCATCGGCCTGACGAACGTGCACCAGCGCCTCAAGATGGCCTACGGCCAGGGTCTGGTGCTGCGGTCCGCGCGCGGCCAGGGAACCCTGGTACGCCTCGTCCTCCCCTGCACGACCTCGGCGGAGCTCGTCCCGGAGGCAGAGGAGAAGGTCTGA
- a CDS encoding LytTR family DNA-binding domain-containing protein yields MEIRTIVADDEKPARDEITYLLRAVDGIKLVGQADNGLDAYNLIEAEQPDLALLDVQMPGLDGFQLVREIRHLERSPFVIFVTAYDRYAIQAFEVSALDYLLKPVVRDRLVQAIDRVRPLLERQAGQSERLSRFLEHGPARPRFVGKVPVRRRKNLLLIDVHEIVYSNVRDGVVFIATQEHQDMVSYRTLDEFEAELDPEVFHRVHRSYLANVNHIREIIPQASGNYELLMDDAAGTRIPLSRQHARELRRIYKW; encoded by the coding sequence ATGGAAATCCGCACCATCGTGGCCGACGACGAGAAGCCGGCCCGCGACGAGATCACCTACCTGCTCCGCGCCGTCGACGGGATCAAGCTGGTGGGGCAGGCGGACAACGGTCTCGACGCCTACAACCTCATCGAGGCCGAACAGCCCGACCTGGCTTTACTCGACGTCCAGATGCCCGGGCTCGACGGCTTCCAGCTCGTGCGCGAGATCCGGCACCTGGAACGCTCGCCGTTCGTCATCTTCGTCACCGCCTACGATCGCTATGCCATCCAGGCCTTCGAGGTGAGCGCCCTCGACTATCTCCTCAAGCCCGTGGTGCGCGACCGCTTGGTGCAGGCCATCGACCGCGTGCGGCCGTTGCTGGAGCGGCAGGCCGGCCAGTCCGAGCGGCTATCGCGCTTCCTGGAGCACGGCCCGGCGCGGCCGCGCTTCGTGGGCAAGGTGCCGGTGCGCCGGCGCAAGAACCTGCTGCTCATCGATGTCCACGAGATCGTCTACAGCAACGTGCGCGACGGAGTCGTTTTCATCGCCACCCAGGAGCATCAGGACATGGTCTCCTACCGGACGCTGGACGAGTTCGAAGCCGAGCTCGATCCGGAGGTCTTCCACCGCGTCCACCGCAGCTATCTCGCCAACGTGAACCACATCCGCGAGATCATCCCGCAGGCCTCGGGGAACTACGAGCTCCTCATGGACGATGCCGCGGGCACGCGCATCCCGTTGTCGCGCCAGCACGCCCGCGAGCTGCGCCGCATCTACAAGTGGTGA